One Coleofasciculus sp. FACHB-1120 genomic window carries:
- a CDS encoding TIGR00266 family protein, translated as MKYEIRYKPAFASIFVILNPGDSLTAEAGAMTSMDAKLSIKMEFSGGLISGLLKKFFGGESLFVNVFTNNTQQPLNLVLTQSTIGDIACIDLRGGREICFQPGAYIAHSPGVNMGVQWAGFKSWISGEGLFKLKLSGQGQVFFGAYGGIIQKRITGEFVVDSGHLVAYEPGIKMNVGLAGGLLGSVTSGEGLVNRLTGQGEIYLQSRSVGGLVGYLRPKFR; from the coding sequence GTGAAGTACGAAATTCGCTATAAACCAGCCTTCGCCTCTATTTTTGTGATCCTGAATCCGGGTGATAGCCTCACTGCTGAGGCGGGAGCTATGACCAGTATGGATGCCAAATTGTCGATAAAGATGGAATTTTCAGGGGGTTTAATCTCCGGATTGCTAAAGAAATTCTTTGGTGGGGAATCCCTTTTTGTGAATGTCTTTACCAACAATACACAGCAACCTCTGAATTTAGTATTAACTCAATCTACTATTGGCGATATTGCTTGTATTGACTTGCGGGGCGGACGAGAAATTTGCTTTCAACCAGGTGCTTATATTGCCCATAGCCCAGGCGTGAATATGGGAGTTCAGTGGGCAGGTTTCAAGAGCTGGATCTCAGGAGAAGGCCTGTTTAAGCTGAAGTTAAGCGGTCAAGGTCAGGTGTTTTTTGGTGCTTATGGCGGCATCATTCAAAAACGGATAACTGGAGAATTTGTGGTTGATAGCGGTCACTTAGTTGCCTACGAACCTGGCATCAAAATGAATGTTGGGCTGGCTGGTGGCTTGCTTGGTTCTGTCACGTCGGGGGAAGGATTAGTCAACCGACTGACTGGGCAAGGCGAAATTTATTTACAATCTCGCAGTGTTGGCGGTTTGGTTGGGTATTTACGTCCTAAATTCCGTTAA
- a CDS encoding TIGR00266 family protein — protein sequence MDVEVLHQPDSAIARVTLSAGEELVAEAGRMIAMSGYINASTTLRQGKGGGILGGLKRMVAGESLFLSVFRSPTAGGEVFLAPKLMGDILLYQMTGSGLVVQSASYLASESDVDIELGFQGLKSLFSGESIFWLNVSGHGSVLLSSFGAIYEIPVNGEYIVDTGHIVAFEKSLKFEIRKATSSLIGSFLGGEGLVCWFQGQGRVFCQTHNPGAFGVLVGSQLPPR from the coding sequence ATGGATGTGGAAGTTTTACATCAACCGGACAGTGCGATCGCTCGCGTTACTCTCAGTGCCGGTGAAGAATTAGTCGCAGAAGCTGGCAGGATGATTGCCATGAGCGGTTATATCAATGCCAGTACGACTTTACGGCAAGGGAAAGGCGGCGGAATTTTAGGCGGACTGAAACGCATGGTTGCTGGTGAGTCGCTGTTTTTGAGCGTTTTTCGCTCTCCTACGGCTGGCGGCGAAGTATTTTTAGCTCCCAAATTGATGGGCGATATTTTACTTTATCAAATGACTGGATCTGGGCTGGTTGTCCAATCTGCTTCTTACCTTGCTAGTGAGTCAGATGTTGATATTGAGTTAGGATTTCAAGGCTTAAAATCTTTGTTTTCTGGTGAATCAATTTTTTGGTTAAATGTCAGCGGTCATGGCTCTGTTTTGCTTTCTTCTTTTGGGGCAATTTATGAAATTCCTGTAAATGGTGAATATATCGTTGATACCGGGCATATTGTGGCATTTGAGAAAAGCCTGAAGTTTGAAATTAGAAAAGCAACTTCCAGTTTAATTGGTTCCTTTTTGGGCGGAGAAGGATTGGTTTGCTGGTTTCAAGGGCAAGGCCGAGTGTTTTGCCAAACTCACAATCCGGGTGCCTTTGGGGTGCTAGTTGGTTCTCAGCTTCCGCCGCGATAA
- a CDS encoding TIGR00266 family protein → MMNEIAYEIEHSPAYASLRLDLQANQTVLVESGAMAAMDTCIKMKSKVKGGLMQGIGRMLGGESLFLSEFTAEGRAGQLYVSPGVPGDIQHYYLSGNGLMVQSSGFVAANPNVEIDTKFQGFKGFFSGESLFLLRATGQGDIWFSSYGAIVEIPVAGDYVVDTGYIVAFEDSLQYKVEMLGGLSFKGLRTGILGGEGLVCRFQGKGRLWIQSRELYALVNFLNPFRPVKSSN, encoded by the coding sequence ATTATGAATGAGATTGCTTACGAAATCGAGCATTCCCCTGCCTATGCTTCCCTGCGCCTCGACTTACAAGCAAATCAAACTGTCTTAGTAGAATCGGGGGCAATGGCGGCAATGGATACTTGCATTAAAATGAAGTCCAAAGTCAAAGGTGGCTTAATGCAAGGGATCGGTCGGATGCTAGGCGGAGAATCTTTATTTTTGAGTGAATTTACCGCTGAAGGAAGGGCAGGACAACTCTATGTTTCGCCAGGAGTCCCTGGAGACATTCAGCATTACTACCTGAGTGGCAATGGATTGATGGTGCAATCTTCGGGTTTTGTGGCAGCGAATCCGAATGTCGAAATTGATACTAAGTTTCAGGGTTTTAAAGGCTTCTTTAGTGGGGAGTCGTTGTTTTTACTGAGAGCAACAGGTCAAGGAGATATCTGGTTTAGTTCTTATGGGGCGATTGTAGAAATTCCAGTTGCTGGTGATTATGTAGTAGATACGGGCTATATTGTGGCGTTTGAAGACTCGTTACAATACAAGGTTGAAATGTTGGGAGGCTTGTCATTTAAAGGGCTGAGAACTGGAATTTTGGGCGGGGAAGGATTAGTTTGTCGCTTCCAGGGTAAAGGACGTTTATGGATTCAGTCGCGTGAGCTTTATGCACTGGTAAATTTCTTGAATCCGTTCCGTCCAGTGAAGAGTAGTAACTAA
- a CDS encoding M48 family metalloprotease — protein MSGTATSSDRNPPPNNRQLLILLGLFIGFIVGVIWLLGLFINSLVWVIPPSVERQLGAVIVPAYERLAKPSPAQDTLNQLLDRLETKLPSEQRQERDYRVLYVPDNTVNALALPGDRIIIYAGLLKQTESENELMMVLGHELGHFAHRDHLRALVRQLLLPIAIATVFGDAGGLSSAAASGVQAVSSSRFSQSQESEADEFGLTLLQQTYGHVAGATDFFARMSRKSGAGFDFLTSHPAPGRRVKELQHLIEQRNYPVQERSPLPETLINLEK, from the coding sequence GTGTCTGGAACTGCAACATCGAGCGATCGCAACCCACCTCCCAATAACCGTCAGTTACTGATTCTCTTAGGGCTGTTTATTGGATTTATCGTCGGCGTTATTTGGCTGCTGGGGTTGTTTATTAATAGCTTGGTATGGGTAATTCCTCCCAGCGTAGAGCGACAGTTGGGTGCCGTCATTGTCCCGGCTTATGAGCGCTTGGCGAAACCCTCACCGGCTCAAGATACCCTCAATCAGCTGCTCGATAGGCTGGAGACAAAGTTGCCTTCTGAGCAGCGCCAAGAGCGAGATTATCGGGTGCTATATGTTCCGGATAATACGGTGAATGCGCTGGCGCTACCGGGCGATCGCATTATCATCTATGCCGGGTTGCTGAAACAGACGGAATCGGAAAATGAGCTGATGATGGTGTTGGGGCATGAGTTGGGGCATTTCGCCCACCGCGATCATCTACGGGCATTGGTGCGACAGCTACTGTTACCCATTGCGATCGCGACTGTCTTTGGGGATGCTGGTGGGTTATCATCGGCTGCGGCGAGCGGTGTTCAAGCTGTTAGCAGTTCCCGATTCTCTCAATCTCAGGAATCTGAGGCGGATGAGTTTGGCTTAACATTGTTGCAACAAACTTACGGTCATGTCGCGGGTGCAACCGACTTTTTTGCCCGAATGAGTCGCAAAAGTGGTGCAGGCTTTGATTTTTTGACCTCCCATCCTGCCCCTGGTAGGCGCGTTAAAGAATTGCAGCACTTAATTGAGCAGCGGAATTATCCCGTACAAGAGCGATCGCCTTTACCGGAAACGCTGATAAATCTGGAAAAATAG